A single window of Fischerella sp. PCC 9605 DNA harbors:
- a CDS encoding HPF/RaiA family ribosome-associated protein, with translation MQLPLQITFHNMTPSEAIEAKIRQCAAKLERFYNRIISCRVIVDAPHRHQRNGKQYHVRIDLTVPNAELVVNRYPPKHQNYEDMYVAIRDAFDAAKRELQDYARLRRHETKTHELPPYGRIGKLFPEEGYGFIETADGDEVYFHKNSLCNGDFEQLQLGNEVRFAYSQGNKGPQASTVRLLGKHHLIG, from the coding sequence ATGCAACTGCCACTGCAAATCACCTTTCACAACATGACTCCATCAGAAGCAATAGAAGCAAAAATTCGCCAGTGTGCTGCAAAACTAGAACGTTTCTATAACCGGATTATCAGCTGTCGAGTCATAGTTGACGCACCTCATCGGCATCAGCGTAACGGTAAACAGTATCATGTGCGAATTGACCTCACCGTACCTAATGCGGAACTAGTTGTGAACCGTTATCCGCCGAAACATCAAAATTATGAAGATATGTATGTAGCGATTCGCGATGCCTTTGATGCGGCAAAACGCGAACTGCAAGATTATGCCCGTCTGCGTCGCCATGAAACTAAGACACACGAGTTGCCACCTTATGGTCGGATTGGCAAGTTATTCCCAGAAGAAGGTTATGGTTTCATCGAAACAGCTGATGGCGACGAAGTTTATTTTCACAAGAACAGTCTCTGTAATGGTGATTTTGAGCAGTTGCAGCTAGGAAACGAAGTTCGTTTTGCCTACTCCCAAGGTAACAAAGGACCTCAAGCTAGCACTGTTAGATTACTTGGCAAACACCATTTAATTGGTTGA
- a CDS encoding DUF5895 domain-containing protein encodes MKPSTKFDFEDDKFNAPPSQVIPWCQMINPRYGQDGIQPYGLAIKLDNADSVGFQPDENWQQVEHEFSSGIETVYITTTPRLVIVRRGPLSVKDRETGVKLGTLKDHYDAFLADKLKFKTFTRYLIFLVGENKKFLHELPLQLTLNGAAGASFSKAYCEYQQGRITGGFLAELERAYAGYRKLPLTPKGPLFHAHGIFCPIIDSEERGIEPNTVLVASTVDYKHPTIATLTQYMIASDSEESEVIIRNYEEHKEFGKEPVKAEPTKMVAAGVSNSYIYPDEDDFGYPPY; translated from the coding sequence ATGAAACCATCTACAAAATTCGACTTTGAGGACGATAAATTTAATGCACCGCCTTCTCAAGTCATTCCCTGGTGTCAGATGATTAATCCTCGGTATGGCCAAGATGGCATCCAGCCTTATGGTTTGGCTATTAAGCTAGATAATGCAGATTCTGTAGGCTTTCAACCAGATGAAAATTGGCAGCAGGTGGAGCATGAATTTAGCTCCGGGATCGAAACGGTGTACATCACCACCACCCCACGCCTAGTGATAGTGCGTCGGGGGCCATTATCAGTCAAAGACCGAGAAACTGGTGTGAAGCTAGGTACATTAAAAGATCATTATGATGCTTTTTTAGCAGACAAACTTAAATTTAAAACTTTTACACGTTATTTAATTTTTTTAGTTGGAGAAAATAAAAAGTTTTTACATGAATTACCACTGCAACTAACTTTGAATGGTGCAGCAGGAGCTAGTTTCAGCAAAGCTTATTGTGAGTATCAACAAGGTAGAATTACTGGTGGGTTCCTCGCCGAATTAGAAAGGGCTTATGCTGGATACCGCAAGTTACCCTTGACACCAAAAGGCCCGCTATTTCACGCCCACGGAATTTTTTGCCCCATCATTGATTCTGAAGAAAGAGGTATTGAACCAAATACGGTTTTAGTTGCTTCCACTGTGGACTACAAACATCCCACAATTGCAACGTTAACACAATATATGATTGCTTCTGATTCCGAAGAATCGGAAGTAATTATTAGGAATTACGAAGAACACAAGGAGTTTGGTAAGGAACCAGTGAAGGCGGAACCAACAAAGATGGTAGCGGCGGGGGTTTCTAATTCTTATATTTATCCGGATGAAGATGATTTTGGTTATCCCCCTTATTAA
- a CDS encoding diflavin flavoprotein yields the protein MVALTENAQQKRLTIQTVEIAPNTTAIRSLDWDRDRFDIEFGLQNGTTYNSYLIKGDRIALVDTSHTKFRHLYLETLKKLVNPKAIDYIIVSHTEPDHSGLVEDVLQLAPRATVLASKVALQFLDNLVHDPFSKRIVKSGDRIDLGQGHEIEFVSAPNLHWPDTIFSYDRKSQILFTCDAFGMHYCSDDTFDVNLEAIEPDFRFYYDCLMGPNARSLLNAMKKMSELGNIKIIANGHGPLLYHHLDVLKECYQGWSQKQAKTETIIGLFYVSDYAYSDRLAQAISQGVQKTGVGVEMMDLTTAEIQEIQELAGRSSGIIIGMPPTANVAAQAAISALLGVVKDKQVIGFFECYGGDDEPIDPLRRRFVDLGVKEAFPAIRIKETPSPVTYQLCEEAGTDLGQMLVRERNIKQIKSIDVNLEKALGRISSGLYIITAKKNGVQGAMLASWVAQASLQPLGFTVAVAKDRAIDSLLQVGDKFVLNALEEGNYQELKKHFLKRLHPGADRFAGVKTQTAKNGSPILTDALAYMECEVKSSMECSDHWLLYCTVTDGRVSKHDGLTAVRHRKVGNYY from the coding sequence ATGGTAGCTCTCACAGAGAACGCCCAACAAAAACGACTTACTATACAAACTGTCGAAATTGCTCCTAACACAACAGCGATTCGTTCGCTTGATTGGGATCGCGATCGCTTCGATATCGAATTCGGGCTACAAAACGGTACAACTTACAATTCATATCTCATTAAGGGCGATCGCATCGCCTTGGTGGATACTTCCCACACCAAGTTTCGCCACTTGTATTTAGAGACTCTCAAAAAACTGGTTAACCCAAAAGCTATTGATTACATAATTGTCAGCCATACAGAGCCAGACCATAGCGGCTTAGTTGAAGATGTTCTCCAATTAGCACCAAGAGCCACAGTTTTAGCGTCGAAAGTTGCACTCCAGTTTCTGGACAATTTGGTTCACGATCCCTTCTCGAAGCGCATCGTCAAAAGTGGCGATCGCATCGATTTAGGTCAAGGACACGAAATTGAATTCGTGAGTGCGCCTAACCTGCACTGGCCGGACACCATCTTCAGCTACGACCGCAAAAGCCAAATTCTCTTCACTTGTGACGCCTTTGGGATGCACTATTGCAGCGACGACACCTTTGACGTCAACCTAGAGGCAATTGAACCCGACTTTCGCTTTTACTACGATTGCTTGATGGGGCCCAACGCTCGTTCGCTGCTGAATGCGATGAAGAAAATGAGCGAACTGGGCAATATTAAAATCATTGCCAACGGACACGGGCCCTTACTTTACCACCATCTGGATGTACTCAAAGAGTGCTACCAGGGTTGGAGCCAAAAACAAGCCAAAACAGAAACCATCATCGGCTTGTTTTATGTTTCTGATTACGCATATAGCGATCGCCTCGCCCAAGCAATTTCTCAAGGAGTCCAGAAAACTGGCGTTGGCGTGGAAATGATGGATCTGACAACCGCAGAGATCCAAGAAATCCAAGAACTAGCAGGTCGCTCATCTGGCATCATTATCGGTATGCCTCCGACTGCAAACGTTGCGGCTCAAGCTGCAATTAGTGCGCTCTTGGGTGTAGTCAAAGATAAGCAAGTCATCGGATTTTTTGAATGTTACGGCGGCGACGATGAACCCATCGATCCGCTGCGGAGAAGATTTGTCGACCTTGGCGTTAAAGAAGCCTTCCCAGCAATTCGCATTAAAGAAACTCCTTCCCCAGTTACATACCAGTTATGTGAAGAAGCAGGTACTGACTTGGGACAAATGCTAGTCCGCGAACGCAACATCAAGCAAATTAAGTCTATTGACGTTAATTTGGAAAAAGCGCTCGGTCGGATTAGCAGTGGGCTTTACATTATTACCGCCAAGAAGAATGGAGTGCAAGGGGCTATGCTCGCTTCTTGGGTGGCACAAGCTAGTTTACAACCTTTAGGGTTTACAGTCGCCGTTGCCAAAGATCGGGCGATAGATTCCTTGTTGCAAGTCGGCGATAAGTTCGTCCTTAACGCTCTCGAAGAAGGAAACTATCAGGAACTGAAGAAACATTTCCTCAAACGTCTGCATCCTGGTGCGGACAGATTTGCGGGAGTGAAAACTCAAACAGCTAAAAACGGTTCCCCAATTCTCACAGACGCTCTCGCTTACATGGAATGCGAAGTCAAGAGCAGCATGGAATGCAGCGATCACTGGCTTTTATACTGCACCGTCACCGATGGTCGAGTTTCCAAACACGACGGACTGACAGCGGTTCGCCATCGCAAGGTTGGCAATTACTACTAA
- a CDS encoding DUF3134 domain-containing protein: MVKQLSSALHEEPRNQRAFVIPLKQEHSFLEWLRDTGRLIPRTAEEYFSYDEEEEEGEIAEIVGYNSYNLEEEETEEIELES; encoded by the coding sequence ATGGTGAAACAGTTGAGTTCTGCTCTCCATGAAGAACCCCGCAATCAGCGTGCTTTTGTTATTCCTTTAAAGCAAGAGCATTCCTTTTTGGAATGGTTGAGAGACACTGGTCGATTAATACCACGAACTGCTGAGGAATACTTTTCTTACGATGAAGAGGAAGAAGAAGGAGAAATAGCTGAGATTGTGGGTTACAATTCCTATAATCTTGAAGAAGAGGAAACAGAAGAGATAGAGCTAGAGTCATAA
- a CDS encoding Hsp20/alpha crystallin family protein, protein MPITRWEPFQDIELWKPFGLQPMREIERMQQRMNRMFDRLMPTADREVSGLSFVPSAEMEETDQAMILKLEIPGMEAKDLHVEVTEDAVLIRGDRKSETKTEEKGMVRSEFRYGMFERVIPLPVHVQNDKVTAEYKHGILCLTLPKAEEAKKTVVKVNLD, encoded by the coding sequence ATGCCAATTACTCGTTGGGAACCCTTCCAAGACATAGAACTTTGGAAACCTTTCGGTTTGCAACCTATGCGGGAAATTGAGCGCATGCAACAGCGGATGAACCGCATGTTTGATCGACTAATGCCCACTGCCGATCGCGAAGTTTCTGGACTTAGCTTTGTTCCTTCCGCTGAAATGGAGGAAACGGATCAAGCAATGATCCTCAAACTCGAAATTCCGGGAATGGAAGCTAAAGATTTGCATGTAGAAGTCACTGAAGACGCTGTTTTGATCCGTGGCGATCGCAAGTCTGAAACTAAGACCGAAGAAAAGGGCATGGTACGCTCTGAATTCCGCTACGGTATGTTTGAACGGGTTATTCCTTTGCCAGTTCATGTTCAAAACGATAAAGTTACAGCCGAATACAAACACGGCATTTTATGTTTGACTTTGCCTAAAGCTGAAGAAGCGAAGAAAACAGTTGTCAAAGTCAACTTAGATTAA
- a CDS encoding Uma2 family endonuclease has protein sequence MSQALPKLVTFQEFVEWKPDRGRYELHDGVIVEMPQPTGDHEDIIGFLAEKFTLEYVRLNLPYSIPKTALVKPPESESGYSPDLLLLNRSNLVNEPLWKKESTVTQGRSIPLVVEVVSTNWRDDYFKKFGEYEGIGIPEYWIVDYLAFGGKRFIGNPKQPTISVCSLVEGEYTVSQFRGSDRLQSPTFPKLNLTAEQIFQAASGE, from the coding sequence ATGAGCCAAGCTTTACCCAAGCTAGTGACTTTTCAAGAATTTGTGGAGTGGAAACCCGATCGTGGACGCTACGAATTACACGATGGAGTGATTGTTGAGATGCCACAGCCTACAGGCGACCACGAAGATATTATCGGATTTTTGGCTGAAAAATTCACTTTAGAATATGTCCGTCTCAATCTACCTTATTCCATACCCAAAACTGCGTTAGTCAAACCACCTGAAAGTGAATCAGGCTATTCGCCAGATCTCTTGTTATTGAATCGCTCTAACTTAGTAAATGAACCACTTTGGAAAAAAGAATCGACAGTTACTCAGGGTAGATCAATTCCATTGGTTGTTGAAGTAGTAAGTACTAATTGGCGTGATGACTACTTCAAAAAATTTGGTGAATATGAAGGAATTGGAATTCCTGAATACTGGATTGTAGATTATCTTGCTTTTGGTGGTAAGCGGTTTATTGGTAATCCAAAACAGCCAACTATATCAGTCTGTTCGCTAGTTGAAGGTGAATATACTGTTAGCCAGTTTAGGGGTAGCGATCGGCTGCAATCACCAACTTTCCCAAAGTTAAATCTCACTGCTGAACAAATTTTTCAAGCTGCATCGGGAGAGTAG
- a CDS encoding phosphoribosyltransferase — protein sequence MTMIFRDRTQAGQMLARKLSAYANRQDVIVVALPRGGVPVAFEVAKALNVPLDVCIVRKLGVPHHKELAMGAIAAGGVRVLNYDVVSWLGISSKTIDEVAAKELRELQRRDRVYRGERPPLDVRNRTVILIDDGIATGSTMRAAIAILRQQQPQSIVVAVPVAPLETYRELQAEVDGVVCLLTPEPMNAIGLWYENFSQTTDEEVRELLSKQLAASIS from the coding sequence ATGACGATGATATTCCGAGATCGCACACAAGCAGGTCAAATGTTAGCCAGAAAGCTGTCAGCCTATGCCAACCGCCAAGATGTTATCGTTGTAGCTTTACCTCGTGGTGGCGTACCAGTGGCGTTTGAAGTGGCAAAGGCGCTAAATGTTCCGTTAGACGTCTGCATAGTCAGAAAACTTGGTGTACCACATCATAAAGAACTGGCTATGGGCGCGATCGCTGCTGGTGGTGTGAGAGTATTGAATTACGATGTTGTCAGTTGGTTAGGTATATCTAGTAAAACGATAGATGAAGTAGCAGCCAAAGAATTGCGAGAATTGCAGCGCCGCGATCGCGTTTATCGAGGTGAACGTCCGCCACTTGATGTGCGAAATCGCACAGTGATTTTGATAGATGATGGTATTGCTACAGGATCGACCATGCGTGCTGCGATTGCGATTTTGCGACAGCAACAGCCTCAAAGCATTGTTGTTGCAGTTCCAGTTGCACCGCTAGAAACTTATAGGGAACTGCAAGCCGAAGTAGATGGGGTAGTGTGTCTATTAACACCAGAGCCAATGAATGCGATCGGTCTTTGGTATGAAAATTTCTCGCAAACAACTGATGAAGAAGTACGTGAACTGTTGTCAAAGCAGCTCGCAGCCAGCATTAGTTAG
- a CDS encoding diflavin flavoprotein yields MTNSNPRDVQVLPIATNTTVLRARSWTRLRFEIEYALARGTTSNSYVISGDKIAVIDPPPETFTLIYLDALRQCLNDWEQLDYVIIGHFNPNRVATLKALLDLVPKLTFVCSLPCAANLRATFPNRELKIITMRGKETLDLGKGHVLKFVPIPSPRWPTGLCTYDEQTQILYSNKLFGAHLCGDEVFDEDWDLLKEDQRYYFDCLMAPHATHVQAALEKLSELQVRMYASIHGPLIRYGLLELTKAYEEWSQSQTEREISVALLYASAYGNTATLAQAFALGLTKGGVAVESINCEFAQPDEIRAAIEKCDGFIMGSPTIGGNAPTPIHTALGIVLAVGDNSKLAGVFGSYGWSGEAFDLIEGKLKDAGYKFGFDTLKARFKPTDVTLKQCEEMATDFAQALKRSKKPRFTQAAATPMEQAVGRIVGSVCVVTAKLGDVSTGMLGAWVSQATFNPPGITVAIAKDRAVESLMHTGGKFVLNILGEENYQDYMKHFRKNFTPGEDRFAGFSTVVADNGCTILTDALAYLECSVNKRMECGDHWVVYAIVDNGKLLQPEGVTAIHHRKAGNHY; encoded by the coding sequence ATGACCAATTCCAATCCTCGCGACGTGCAGGTTTTGCCAATTGCCACTAATACAACTGTGCTGCGAGCGCGCAGTTGGACACGCCTGCGCTTTGAAATTGAATATGCACTTGCTAGGGGCACTACCTCTAATTCCTATGTAATTAGTGGTGATAAAATCGCGGTTATCGACCCGCCACCGGAGACTTTCACTTTAATTTATCTAGATGCATTACGGCAGTGCCTGAATGATTGGGAACAGTTGGATTATGTCATCATCGGTCATTTTAATCCCAACCGCGTAGCAACTCTCAAAGCACTTTTAGATTTAGTTCCAAAACTCACCTTTGTTTGTTCTCTTCCCTGTGCTGCCAATTTGCGTGCGACTTTCCCCAACCGCGAGCTAAAAATCATCACCATGCGGGGGAAAGAAACTCTTGATTTAGGCAAGGGTCATGTTTTGAAATTCGTTCCCATCCCCAGTCCGCGCTGGCCGACAGGACTTTGTACCTACGACGAGCAAACACAAATTCTCTACTCCAATAAGCTATTCGGTGCCCATTTGTGTGGCGATGAAGTCTTTGATGAAGACTGGGATCTCCTCAAAGAAGACCAACGCTATTATTTTGACTGTTTGATGGCTCCCCATGCCACTCACGTGCAAGCTGCTCTGGAGAAATTATCGGAGCTGCAAGTGAGAATGTATGCTAGTATTCACGGACCGTTAATTCGCTATGGCTTATTGGAACTTACTAAAGCCTATGAAGAATGGAGTCAATCGCAAACAGAACGCGAGATTAGCGTTGCCCTACTTTATGCTTCAGCTTACGGGAATACGGCAACACTAGCGCAAGCCTTCGCCTTGGGACTGACGAAAGGTGGAGTCGCTGTAGAGTCGATTAACTGTGAATTTGCTCAACCCGATGAAATTCGCGCTGCGATTGAAAAGTGCGATGGCTTTATTATGGGTTCTCCTACCATTGGTGGGAATGCACCTACACCTATTCATACAGCCCTCGGTATTGTTTTAGCTGTTGGTGACAACAGCAAACTGGCTGGGGTATTTGGTTCATATGGTTGGAGTGGTGAAGCCTTTGATTTAATTGAAGGCAAACTCAAAGATGCTGGTTATAAATTTGGGTTTGATACCTTAAAGGCGAGGTTTAAACCCACGGATGTCACTCTCAAACAGTGTGAAGAAATGGCGACAGACTTTGCTCAAGCCTTGAAGAGATCGAAAAAACCACGTTTCACTCAAGCCGCTGCTACTCCGATGGAACAAGCTGTTGGTCGGATCGTTGGTTCTGTCTGCGTTGTCACAGCCAAGCTTGGAGATGTATCTACCGGGATGCTCGGTGCTTGGGTATCACAAGCAACTTTTAACCCACCGGGAATTACAGTAGCGATCGCCAAAGACCGAGCTGTTGAATCTCTCATGCATACGGGCGGTAAGTTTGTGCTGAATATCTTGGGCGAAGAGAATTACCAAGATTACATGAAGCACTTCCGCAAAAACTTTACCCCAGGAGAAGACAGATTTGCAGGCTTTTCTACAGTAGTTGCAGATAACGGCTGTACCATCCTCACCGATGCCTTGGCTTATCTGGAATGTTCAGTCAACAAACGCATGGAATGCGGCGACCATTGGGTTGTGTATGCGATCGTTGACAATGGTAAATTACTGCAACCAGAGGGTGTAACTGCCATCCATCATCGCAAAGCAGGCAATCATTATTAA
- a CDS encoding DNA double-strand break repair nuclease NurA, protein MLDLTKLTRQMQGLSQHLTQEAAASRQRLELAQKHFLDACDRQEEFVQKQEKWRDRILFANATPLEPLNTCIEIPVPPKVHTVLATDGSQIAPNHHEIAYCYLLNIGRVVLHYGQNKHPILDSLPEIFYRAEDLYVSRQWGIRTEEWMSFCRTASEATVLAELACSLKEEGEKGREGEGGKLGGEEREKGRGGEMNNSKFPPLPHSSTPALTITPSRIPTLAMVDGSLIYWFLEQLPSDARDRILPPILQAWRQMRDAQIPLMGYLSASRNIEAMNFLRLLACPHPVPDCMSFCPNQMEKVACKVFEALRDTTLWATQLKPGQRGPLWRSNARILDLYEDLQIYFCYVHVGAEIARIEVPAWVAENTSVFDESLGLMLAQVQKGYGYPVAIAEAHNQAVVRGGDKARFFALLERQMIKAGLKNVGTSYKEARKRGSIA, encoded by the coding sequence ATGCTTGACCTTACCAAACTAACTCGGCAAATGCAGGGTTTGAGTCAGCATCTCACACAAGAAGCTGCTGCCAGTCGTCAACGTTTAGAATTAGCTCAAAAACATTTCCTTGACGCTTGCGATCGCCAAGAAGAATTCGTACAGAAACAGGAAAAATGGCGCGATCGCATTCTGTTTGCCAATGCTACTCCCCTAGAACCACTCAATACTTGCATAGAGATTCCCGTTCCACCAAAAGTTCACACCGTTCTCGCCACCGATGGTTCCCAAATCGCTCCTAACCATCACGAAATCGCTTACTGCTATCTCCTCAACATTGGCCGTGTTGTCTTACATTATGGTCAAAATAAACACCCTATTCTAGATAGTCTGCCGGAGATATTTTATCGTGCTGAGGATTTATACGTTTCGCGCCAGTGGGGAATTAGAACCGAAGAATGGATGAGTTTCTGCCGTACTGCCAGCGAAGCAACGGTATTAGCAGAATTGGCGTGCAGCCTGAAAGAGGAGGGGGAGAAAGGGAGAGAGGGAGAGGGGGGGAAATTAGGAGGGGAAGAGAGGGAGAAGGGGAGAGGGGGGGAAATGAACAATTCAAAATTTCCTCCACTCCCCCACTCCTCCACTCCCGCACTCACCATCACCCCATCCCGAATACCCACGCTAGCAATGGTGGATGGCTCGTTAATTTACTGGTTTTTAGAGCAATTGCCTTCTGATGCGCGCGATCGCATCTTACCTCCCATCCTCCAAGCTTGGCGGCAAATGCGGGATGCTCAAATCCCTTTGATGGGTTATCTAAGTGCATCTCGTAACATTGAAGCAATGAACTTCTTGCGTCTTTTAGCCTGTCCTCATCCAGTCCCTGATTGTATGAGCTTTTGCCCAAATCAAATGGAAAAAGTAGCTTGTAAAGTATTTGAAGCACTGCGAGATACTACTCTTTGGGCAACGCAACTCAAACCAGGACAACGTGGGCCTCTATGGCGCAGTAACGCCCGCATCTTAGACTTGTATGAAGACTTGCAGATTTACTTTTGTTACGTCCACGTGGGAGCCGAAATTGCCCGGATAGAAGTGCCTGCCTGGGTAGCTGAAAATACCTCTGTATTTGATGAATCATTAGGACTTATGCTGGCACAAGTGCAGAAAGGATATGGCTATCCGGTAGCTATTGCTGAAGCACATAATCAGGCGGTAGTACGTGGTGGTGATAAAGCACGTTTCTTTGCTTTGTTGGAACGGCAAATGATTAAAGCAGGTTTGAAAAATGTGGGAACTTCTTATAAAGAAGCACGGAAGAGGGGGAGTATTGCTTAA
- a CDS encoding dienelactone hydrolase family protein — protein MNSVSMCSPQEQIVAVEIGSVRLEAELIVPETAEGIVLFAHGGSSRYSTRNRYLAHILRQAGLATILIDLLTKEEEAIDLRTKHYRCDIKHLAARLIGVTDWLAENPITSNLKVGYFGHGTGSGAALLAAAEHPMSVGAIVSRSGQIDLVCEALSYVQSPTLLLVGSNDLPVIAMNEDALALISAQNKQLEMILGATHNFDEPGALQEVGRLASQWFKHYLTTTKQRDLHIHAMSLV, from the coding sequence ATGAATTCAGTATCTATGTGTAGTCCGCAAGAACAGATAGTTGCAGTTGAGATTGGCTCAGTTCGCTTGGAAGCAGAACTGATCGTGCCTGAAACTGCCGAGGGGATTGTTTTGTTTGCACATGGTGGTAGCAGCCGATACAGTACCCGCAATCGTTATCTTGCTCATATTCTGCGTCAGGCAGGACTGGCAACTATTTTAATTGACTTGTTGACAAAAGAGGAAGAAGCGATTGACCTGCGAACCAAGCATTATCGCTGCGATATCAAACACCTAGCTGCACGCTTAATAGGAGTAACAGACTGGCTAGCTGAGAACCCCATTACCAGCAATCTCAAAGTTGGTTACTTTGGGCACGGAACTGGTAGTGGTGCGGCATTGCTAGCAGCAGCAGAACATCCAATGAGTGTTGGGGCTATTGTCTCACGCAGTGGACAAATTGACTTGGTGTGCGAAGCACTTTCCTACGTGCAATCCCCAACCCTGTTGCTTGTAGGAAGCAACGATTTACCAGTAATTGCGATGAATGAGGATGCTTTGGCGTTAATTTCTGCCCAGAATAAACAGTTAGAAATGATTCTAGGGGCAACTCATAACTTTGATGAGCCAGGAGCACTCCAAGAAGTAGGACGACTGGCCAGTCAATGGTTCAAGCATTATCTTACGACAACAAAGCAGCGAGACTTGCACATTCATGCGATGTCACTTGTTTAG
- a CDS encoding FHA domain-containing protein has protein sequence MQNLGTSQATELSLELFHVQTNTSFEIPPNFPIIYIGKPNEKINPDVDVSGLPDADIVSRLHAKIQVEGNTYYIEDLGSSNGTYLNNTKLEPRTRYPLNLGDRIDFGQGGKVTFIFQNRQENPVNRISISDQTVFPPQRTGTKTIYQTDRTSKVVGSALMVAGILILAASTQVGIFIRLPGVLLSIAGVAVLLMPRINRTIGWLLILAGIAVIVFTGGLFASANLLSVLVASVLLAAGYLLFSTGRIWKYDLQTLQGLVNKQRRN, from the coding sequence ATGCAAAATCTAGGCACATCACAGGCAACAGAGCTGAGTTTAGAACTATTTCATGTTCAAACCAACACATCTTTTGAAATTCCGCCGAATTTTCCGATAATTTACATTGGTAAGCCAAATGAAAAAATCAACCCAGATGTAGATGTCTCTGGCTTACCAGATGCTGATATAGTTTCTCGCCTGCACGCAAAAATTCAAGTAGAAGGCAACACCTACTATATTGAAGATCTGGGAAGTTCCAACGGCACATATCTCAACAACACCAAGCTAGAGCCAAGAACTCGCTACCCTCTCAACCTAGGAGATAGAATAGACTTCGGTCAGGGAGGTAAAGTAACTTTTATATTTCAAAATAGACAAGAAAATCCAGTAAATCGTATTTCTATCTCTGACCAAACAGTATTTCCACCCCAGAGAACCGGCACCAAAACAATATATCAAACTGATAGAACAAGCAAGGTCGTAGGTTCAGCGCTAATGGTTGCAGGCATCTTGATTTTAGCAGCCAGTACCCAGGTTGGAATTTTTATACGTCTTCCAGGTGTTTTGCTAAGCATTGCCGGGGTTGCCGTTTTGCTAATGCCTCGTATCAACCGCACGATCGGATGGCTTTTGATATTGGCAGGAATTGCAGTAATTGTTTTTACTGGTGGTTTATTTGCGTCTGCGAATCTTTTGTCTGTTTTAGTTGCATCTGTTTTATTGGCTGCCGGTTATCTACTTTTTAGTACTGGAAGAATTTGGAAGTACGATTTGCAAACTCTCCAGGGATTGGTAAATAAGCAGAGACGCAATTAA